The following are encoded together in the Glycine max cultivar Williams 82 chromosome 8, Glycine_max_v4.0, whole genome shotgun sequence genome:
- the LOC100801068 gene encoding AP-1 complex subunit mu-2: MAGAASALFLLDIKGRVLIWRDYRGDVTAVEAERFFTKLIEKEGDPQSQDPVVYDNGVTYLFIQHSNVFLMMATRQNCNAASLLFFLHRIVDVFKHYFEELEEESLRDNFVVVYELLDEIMDFGYPQYTEAKILSEFIKTDAYRMEVTQRPPMAVTNAVSWRSEGINYKKNEVFLDVVESVNILVNSNGQIIRSDVVGALKMRTYLSGMPECKLGLNDRVLLEAQGRTTKGKSIDLEDIKFHQCVRLARFENDRTISFIPPDGSFDLMTYRLSTQVKPLVWVEAQVEKHSKSRIEIMVKARSQFKERSTATNVEIELPVPADATNPNVRTSMGSASYAPEKDALIWKIRSFPGGKEYMLRAEFHLPSIVDEEATPERKAPIRVKFEIPYFTVSGIQVRYLKIIEKSGYQALPWVRYITMAGEYELRLI, from the exons ATGGCTGGGGCAGCCTCTGCTCTGTTCCTCCTTGACATCAAAGGCCGCGTCCTCATCTGGCGCGACTACCGCGGTGACGTCACCGCCGTCGAAGCTGAACGCTTCTTCACCAAACTCATCGAAAAAGAG GGGGATCCGCAGTCTCAAGATCCGGTTGTGTATGATAATGGTGTGACCTACTTGTTTATACAGCATAGCAATGTTTTCCTCATGATGGCTACCAGACAAAACTGCAATGCTGCTAGCCTCCTTTTCTTCCTACACCGTATCGTTGAC GTGTTTAAGCATTATTTTGAAGAATTGGAAGAGGAGTCTCTTAGGGATAACTTTGTTGTTGTG TATGAATTACTTGATGAAATAATGGACTTTGGCTACCCGCAATACACTGAGGCAAAGATTCTTAGTGAGTTTATCAAGACGGATGCCTATAGAATGGAAGTTACACAGAGACCTCCCATGGCTGTGACAAATGCTGTATCCTGGCGCAGTGAAGGGAtaaactacaagaaaaatgag GTTTTCTTGGATGTGGTGGAGAGTGTTAACATACTTGTCAATAGCAATGGACAAATAATTAGGTCTGATGTTGTTGGGGCATTGAAGATGAGAACATATCTGAG TGGTATGCCTGAGTGTAAACTTGGATTAAATGATAGAGTATTATTAGAGGCACAAGGTAGAACAACCAAGGGAAAATCAATTGACTTGGAAGACATCAAATTTCATCA GTGTGTGCGTTTGGCCCGATTTGAGAATGATCGAACGATTTCATTTATCCCTCCTGATGGATCATTTGATTTAATGACATATAGGCTCAGTACACAG GTTAAGCCTTTAGTTTGGGTGGAAGCACAAGTTGAAAAACATTCAAAAAGCCGGATCGAGATTATGGTAAAAGCTAGGAGTCAATTTAAGGAACGCAG TACTGCCACAAATGTTGAGATTGAGTTGCCTGTTCCTGCTGATGCAACCAATCCAAATGTTCGGACTTCAATGGGATCTGCATCATATGCACCTGAAAAAGATGCATTAATCTGGAAAATAAGATCATTTCCTGGAGGAAAG GAGTACATGTTAAGGGCAGAGTTTCATCTTCCCAGTATAGTAGATGAGGAAGCAACTCCTGAGAGAAAAGCTCCTATACGTGTAAAATTTGAGATACCATATTTTACTGTGTCTGGGATACAG
- the LOC100791718 gene encoding lysM domain receptor-like kinase 3 — translation MISFTNLLSLLFPLFTTSFVRVFASEVSIKTTNLSPLNCSSKIRTCNASLYHISQNLTIEQIASFYSVISSQITPIMHGIKQDYLIRVPCSCKNTSGLSGYFYDTTYKVRPNDTFANISNLIFSGQAWPVNHTLQPNETLAIHIPCGCSESKSQVVVTYTVQPNDTPMMIANLLNSTLADMQNMNKVLAPNIEFIDVGWVLFVPKESKGLLLLPSATKKKHNKWTTIIIGILGGMTLLSIVTTIILILRRNKVDKISIEDSRLISGRSIANKTISSKYSLHKEFVEDLISFESERPLIYNLEDIEEATNNFDESRKIGSGGYGSVYFGILGNKEVAVKKMRSNKSKEFYAELKVLCKIHHINIVELLGYANGEDYLYLVYEYVPNGSLSDHLHNPLLKGNQPLSWSARVQIALDAAKGLEYIHDYTKARYVHRDIKTSNILLDNKFRAKVGDFGLAKLVDRTDDENFIATRLVGTPGYLPPESLKELQVTPKTDVFAFGVVLSELLTGKRALFRESHEDIKMKSLITVVNEIFQDDDPETALEDAIDKNLEASYPMEDVYKMTEIAEWCLQEDPMERPEMRDIIGALSQIVMSSTEWEASLCGNSQVFSGLFSGR, via the exons ATGATTTCATTCACTaatcttctttctcttcttttccctTTGTTCACAACTTCTTTTGTTAGAGTTTTTGCCTCTGAGGTCTCaatcaaaacaacaaatttGTCACCTTTAAATTGCTCTTCCAAAATCAGAACATGTAATGCCTCACTCTACCACATATCCCAAAATCTCACAATTGAACAAATAGCCTCCTTTTACTCAGTTATTTCTTCCCAAATCACACCTATAATGCATGGCATCAAACAAGACTACCTCATCAGGGTACCTTGTTCatgcaaaaacacaagtggCCTTAGCGGATACTTTTATGACACAACCTACAAAGTGAGGCCAAATGACACTTTTGCAAATATTTCAAACCTGATTTTCAGTGGCCAAGCTTGGCCGGTTAATCATACATTGCAACCAAATGAGACTTTAGCAATACACATTCCATGTGGATGTTCAGAAAGTAAGTCTCAAGTAGTTGTTACCTACACGGTCCAGCCGAACGATACACCGATGATGATTGCTAATCTGCTAAATTCTACACTGGCTGACATGCAGAACATGAACAAGGTTCTGGCTCCGAACATCGAATTCATCGATGTTGGTTGGGTGCTATTTGTCCCTAAGGAATCCAAAGGGCTACTACTACTACCTAGTGCTACTA AAAAGAAACATAATAAGTGGACAACAATAATCATTGGCATCTTAGGGGGCATGACATTGCTTTCAATTGTTACAACGATCATTCTCATTCTCAGGAGAAATAAAGTCGACAAAATCAGCATAGAAGATTCACGCCTTATTTCTGGAAGATCAATTGCCAATAAAACTATTTCCTCAAAGTATAGTCTTCATAAGGAATTTGTGGAAG atttaatttcatttgaatCAGAAAGACCATTGATATATAACCTTGAGGACATTGAAGAGGCTACAAATAACTTTGATGAAAGTCGTAAAATAGGAAGTGGTGGATATGGAAGTGTTTATTTTGGAATCTTAGGGAACAAG GAGGTTGCTGTGAAGAAGATGAGGTCTAATAAATCTAAAGAGTTCTATGCTGAACTCAAGGTCTTGTGTAAAATCCACCATATCAACATT GTGGAGCTGTTGGGATATGCCAACGGAGAAGATTATCTCTATTTAGTGTATGAGTATGTTCCAAATGGATCTCTCAGTGATCATCTTCATAATCCATTACTGAAAG GGAACCAGCCTCTTTCTTGGAGTGCTAGGGTTCAAATTGCACTGGATGCTGCAAAAGGTCTTGAATATATACATGATTATACAAAAGCACGATATGTGCACCGTGATATAAAGACTAGCAATATTCTACTTGATAACAAGTTCAGAGCAAAG GTGGGAGATTTTGGACTTGCAAAGCTGGTAGATAGAACAGatgatgaaaattttatagCAACTAGGCTTGTAGGAACACCAGGCTACCTTCCACCAGA ATCTCTGAAGGAGCTTCAAGTGACCCCGAAAACCGATGTGTTTGCATTTGGAGTGGTGCTTTCAGAGCTGTTAACAGGAAAACGTGCACTTTTTCGAGAAAGCCACGAAGACATCAAAATGAAATCACTTATTACTGTT GTTAATGAAATATTCCAAGATGATGACCCAGAGACTGCTTTAGAAGATGCCATAGATAAGAATCTTGAAGCTAGCTATCCGATGGAAGATGTCTACAAG ATGACAGAAATAGCTGAGTGGTGCTTGCAAGAAGATCCAATGGAAAGGCCTGAAATGAGggatatcattggggcattgtCACAGATTGTGATGTCCTCGACAGAGTGGGAAGCATCCCTATGTGGAAACAGCCAGGTCTTTAGTGGGTTATTTAGTGGAAGATGA